In Sorghum bicolor cultivar BTx623 chromosome 8, Sorghum_bicolor_NCBIv3, whole genome shotgun sequence, one genomic interval encodes:
- the LOC8063262 gene encoding protein yippee-like At4g27745 produces MAELVGPRVYSCCTCRNHVCLHDDIISKAFQGRNGRAFLFSHAMNVVVGAKEDRQLMTGLHTVADIYCNDCREVLGWKYERAYEETQKYKEGKFIFEKSKIVKENW; encoded by the exons ATGGCGGAGCTTGTGGGGCCGCGCGTATACAGTTGCTGCACTTGCCGGAACCACGTCTGCCTCCACGACGACATCATCTCCAAGGCCTTTCAG GGGAGGAATGGCCGTGCATTTCTGTTCTCTCATGCCATGAATGTAGTTGTGGGGGCGAAGGAGGATAGGCAGCTTATGACAGGGCTACACACAGTCGCTGATATCTACTGTAATGATTGCCGTGAGGTGTTGGGCTGGAAGTATGAGAGAGCATATGAAGAGACACAGAAATACAAGGAAGGAAAATTCATATTCGAGAAGTCAAAGATTGTCAAAGAAAACTGGTAG
- the LOC8064071 gene encoding uncharacterized protein LOC8064071, which translates to MAHPSPSPTGSSSSRRRRLSEVLGEQQEPFSLDLYLLERGCSPAFLDATACGSGGACSTCWPKTRGTGRTLRRPAKNKKGSRRSGVLRMLLSKILTGTTAPAATKKKNRAAIGWRRVVAEKQRTPDSFELALRPASPGAGAVEAHMEDDGGEQEDDEEDESTKKQLSPVSVLEQRLFEHSPPPPPHAPKALAIFGELLEAAYTPNALLDDVDVVAIAKDRSRSTQSEDGRRRCSSTDSSSTPPTTPRARRRRKKKKHARRKEDVPLEKDLGRLTSLVASDMAVASVGAEDLRPSVEDVGVLIAAAVLEALTEETAAELIDGDGDGPRLCG; encoded by the exons ATGGCCCACCCATCACCGTCGCCgaccggcagcagcagcagccgccgccgccgcctgtcgGAGGTCCTGGGTGAGCAGCAGGAGCCATTCTCCCTCGACCTCTATCTCCTCGAGAGAGGCTGCTCCCCGGCCTTCCTCGACGCCACCGCGTGTGGtagcggcggcgcctgctcgACGTGCTGGCCCAAGACCAGAGGCACCGGCCGGACGCTGAGACGGCCGGCGAAGAACAAGAAGGGCTCCCGTCGCAGCGGCGTGCTAAGGATGCTGCTCTCCAAGATTCTCACCGGCACGACGGCGCCTGCGGcgacgaagaagaagaaccGGGCTGCCATCGGGTGGCGCCGCGTCGTTGCCGAAAAGCAGAGGACGCCGGACAGCTTCGAGCTCGCTCTTCGTCCCGCTTCCCCCGGAGCCGGAGCCGTTGAAGCGCACATGGAGGACGACGGCGGGGAGCAGGAAgacgacgaggaggacgagTCCACGAAGAAGCAGCTGAGCCCGGTGTCCGTGCTGGAGCAGCGCCTGTTCGAGCactcgccgccaccgccgccgcacgcGCCGA AAGCGCTGGCTATCTTCGGCGAGCTCCTTGAGGCCGCCTACACACCCAACGCACTGCTGGACGACGTCGACGTCGTCGCCATCGCCAAGGATCGAAGCAGAAGCACCCAGTCCGAAgacggccgccgccgctgcagcaGCACCGACAGCTCATCAACGCCGCCGACGACGCCGCGggccaggaggaggaggaagaagaagaagcacgCGCGCCGGAAGGAGGACGTGCCGTTGGAGAAAGACCTTGGTAGGTTGACCAGTCTCGTAGCCTCGGACATGGCCGTGGCAAGCGTCGGCGCAGAGGACCTGCGGCCGTCGGTGGAGGACGTGGGCGTGCTCATCGCGGCGGCCGTGCTGGAGGCGCTGACGGAGGAGACGGCGGCGGAGCTGATCGATGGGGATGGAGATGGACCACGGCTGTGCGGTTGA
- the LOC8064072 gene encoding cyclin-T1-4 has protein sequence MSSSSHRAEYNRSYMAMVPSDFSYHGVVDNGPTGFTQGSREEACKLGPSWYFSRKELEENSPSRRDGIDWKKESNLRKSYCKFLQELGKKLKLPQLTIATAMVFCHRFYLRQSLVKNDRRIIATVCMFLAGKVEETPIPLKDVILISYEFIHKKDPTAGQRIKQQKELFDKQKELILLGERVVLVTLEFDLNIHHAYKPLVEAIRRFNVGDINNFPQVAWSFVNDGLSSTSLCLQFEPHHIAAGAIFLTAKFLKVKLPSDGDKVWWQEFGVTLEQLEDFSNQMLELYQKNRTTQAQPSHGGEAKGISAGVRNQHSSVKSEENTKEPSAHGRHQVSRPTNLQHSSSTAAPGHHDVGHSNSDKHFSGHKILQNDNGGSKVKNRSGTKLDACMDRLHHDKRSSPGHHYSKASYESHNLAEEHKPHGSHDNSNETRDSVGDKEAPGLSTLKMDVVHKIDKNKVKAALEKQSKSEGGVSTKVNAMDDDDLLDRGLEHGVELAVEDEKVKQGKWDNLSHGSMPPADLQDTNQAMENGHHAKQGVPTTAEDMGFPDSKEHHPPAFHRQTDVPEHKAQQLDHTLKHQKGQDHSQIL, from the exons ATGAGTTCTTCATCACATCGTGCCGAATATAACCGAAGTTACATGGCTATGGTGCCTAGTGATTTTTCATACCATGGGGTTGTGGACAATGGCCCCACTGGATTTACCCAAGGTTCGCGTGAGGAAGCCTGTAAACTTGGTCCATCATGGTATTTCAGTAGAAAGGAATTAGAGGAAAATTCTCCATCCAGAAGGGATGGCATTGATTGGAAGAAAGAGTCGAACCTTCGAAAGTCATATTGCAAGTTTCTACAAGAATTGGGGAAGAAGCTTAAATT GCCTCAACTGACGATTGCTACAGCTATGGTATTCTGTCATCGTTTTTACCTTCGCCAGTCCCTTGTAAAAAATGATAGACGA ATAATCGCCACAGTTTGTATGTTCTTAGCTGGAAAAGTTGAAGAAACACCCATACCTTTGAAGGATGTCATCCTGATTTCTTACGAGTTTATTCATAAGAAGGACCCTACGGCTGGTCAGAGAATCAAGCAGCAGAAG gaattatttgataaacaaAAGGAACTTATTTTACTTGGGGAGCGAGTTGTACTTGTAACACTCGAGTTTGACCTGAATATTCATCATGCTTACAAGCCCTTGGTTGAAGCAATAAGGAGATTCAATGTTGGTGATATAAATAATTTTCCTCAGGTTGCCTGGAGTTTTGTAAATGATGG GCTGAGTAGTACTTCGCTTTGCCTGCAATTCGAGCCTCATCATATTGCAGCAGGTGCTATCTTTTTGACTGCTAAGTTTCTCAAAGTGAAGCTCCCTTCTGATGGTGATAAGGTTTGGTGGCAGGAATTTGGTGTCACGCTAGAACAGCTTGAAG ATTTTAGCAACCAAATGTTGGAGTTGTATCAGAAAAACCGTACAACACAGGCACAACCATCACATGGGGGTGAAGCCAAAGGTATCTCTGCTGGTGTGCGTAATCAACATTCATCTGTAAAATCTGAAGAAAACACCAAGGAACCATCTGCTCATGGACGTCATCAAGTATCCAGACCGACAAATTTGCAGCATTCTTCCTCAACAGCTGCTCCAGGTCACCATGACGTTGGGCACTCAAATTCAGACAAGCATTTTTCTGGCCACAAAATACTTCAAAATGACAATGGTGGAAGCAAAGTAAAGAACAGGAGTGGAACTAAATTGGATGCTTGCATGGACAGATTGCACCATGACAAAAGGTCCTCGCCTGGACATCATTATTCCAAGGCCAGCTATGAGTCTCATAATCTAGCGGAAGAACATAAACCACATGGATCACATGATAATTCCAATGAAACAAGAGATAGTGTTGGTGACAAAGAAGCTCCTGGGTTGTCAACATTGAAAATGGATGTGGTGCACAAAATCGACAAGAATAAGGTAAAAGCAGCTTTGGAGAAGCAAAGCAAATCGGAAGGTGGTGTTTCAACAAAGGTAAATGCAATGGACGATGACGATCTACTTGATAGAGGGCTAGAACATGGTGTTGAATTAGCTGTTGAGGATGAGAAGGTTAAGCAGGGCAAGTGGGACAACTTGTCCCATGGTAGCATGCCTCCAGCTGATCTTCAAGACACTAACCAAGCAATGGAGAACGGTCACCATGCCAAGCAGGGTGTACCAACAACTGCTGAAGACATGGGCTTTCCAGACAGTAAAGAACATCATCCTCCAGCATTTCATAGGCAAACTGATGTTCCTGAGCACAAGGCACAGCAGCTTGATCACACGTTGAAGCACCAAAAGGGCCAGGATCATTCTCAAATTTTATGA
- the LOC8063263 gene encoding lysine histidine transporter-like 8 has translation MAMAAEGGAASEPELVSIPATPHGLSTPEGATTPTGAGGGGGGGGRSKGGSGTPGRRVVEGLRGYLEDVGHLTRLDPRDAWLPVTESRGGNGRYAAFHSLNAGLGFQALLLPLAFPGLGWSWGIISLTIAYFWQLYTLWILVKLHEAVPGRRYNRYVELAQAAFGEKLGMWLSLFPTIYLSAGTATALILVGGETMKLFFQIVCGPLCSPNPITTVEWYLVFTSLAVILSQLPNLNSIAGLSLIGGATAIMYCTMSWVLSVSQPRPPTVSYDPVTSNSFGISLFSTLNALGIIAFAFRGHNLALEIQATMPSTFKHPAHVPMWRGAKVAYLLIAMCLFPVAVGGYWAYGNMMPPGGMLTALYAFHSHDIPRGLLATTCLLVVLNCLSSFQIYSMPVFDSFEAYYTGRTNRPCSAWVRSGFRVFYGFLSLFISVALPFLSSLAGLLGGLTLPVTFAYPCFMWIRVKKPERFSFSWYLNWGLGLLGTAFSLAFSLGGIWSIVNNGMKLKFFKPTN, from the exons ATGGCGATGGCGGCGGAGGGCGGCGCGGCGAGCGAACCGGAGCTGGTGTCGATCCCGGCGACGCCGCACGGCCTGTCGACGCCGGAGGGCGCGACGACGCCGACcggagccggcggcggcggcggcggcggagggaggAGCAAGGGCGGCTCCGGCACTCCCGGGCGTCGTGTGGTGGAGGGCCTGCGCGGGTACCTGGAGGACGTGGGCCACCTCACGCGCCTCGACCCGCGCGACGCCTGGCTGCCCGTCACCGAGAGCCGCGGCGGCAACGGCCGCTACGCCGCCTTCCACTCCCTCAACGCCGGCCTCGGCTTCCAGGCGCTCCTCCTCCCGCTCGCCTTCCCGGGTCTCGGATG GAGCTGGGGGATAATTTCATTGACTATTGCTTATTTCTGGCAACTGTACACACTCTGGATCCTAGTGAAGCTTCATGAGGCTGTGCCAGGCAGGAGGTACAACAGATATGTGGAGCTTGCACAGGCTGCATTTG GAGAAAAACTGGGAATGTGGCTGTCTCTTTTCCCAACTATTTATCTCTCGGCAGGCACTGCCACTGCGTTGATCCTTGTTGGAGGGGAGACCATGAAgctgttcttccaaatagtatgtGGCCCACTCTGCTCGCCAAATCCCATTACGACGGTCGAGTGGTACTTGGTGTTCACATCCTTGGCAGTAATTCTTTCCCAACTTCCAAATCTCAATTCAATCGCTGGTCTTTCACTCATCGGTGGCGCGACTGCGATAATGTACTGTACCATGTCATGGGTTCTCTCCGTCAGCCAACCGCGACCACCAACAGTATCTTATGACCCAGTGACATCCAATTCTTTCGGTATATCCCTATTCTCAACCTTGAACGCCCTTGGGATAATAGCGTTTGCCTTCAGAGGACACAATCTTGCTCTGGAAATACAG GCGACAATGCCATCGACTTTCAAACATCCAGCACATGTGCCAATGTGGCGCGGGGCCAAAGTAGCGTATCTCCTGATTGCAATGTGCCTCTTCCCCGTCGCCGTTGGAGGCTACTGGGCCTACGGAAACATG ATGCCACCAGGAGGGATGCTTACGGCACTCTACGCCTTCCACAGCCATGACATCCCACGGGGCCTCCTCGCAACGACATGCCTCCTCGTCGTGCTCAACTGCCTCAGCAGCTTCCAGATCTACTCCATGCCAGTGTTCGACAGCTTCGAGGCCTACTACACCGGCCGCACCAACCGCCCGTGCTCGGCATGGGTGCGGTCAGGGTTCAGGGTCTTCTACGGGTTCCTCTCGCTGTTCATCAGCGTGGCCCTGCCATTCCTCTCCAGCCTCGCGGGGCTGCTGGGCGGGCTCACCTTGCCTGTGACCTTTGCCTACCCGTGCTTCATGTGGATCCGCGTCAAGAAGCCCGAGAGGTTCAGCTTCAGCTGGTACCTCAACTGGGGCCTTGGGCTGCTCGGCACAGCGTTCAGCCTGGCCTTCTCGCTGGGTGGCATCTGGAGCATCGTCAACAATGGGATGAAGCTCAAGTTCTTCAAGCCTACTAACTAG